One Nicotiana tomentosiformis chromosome 4, ASM39032v3, whole genome shotgun sequence genomic window carries:
- the LOC138909868 gene encoding uncharacterized protein, with translation MGSLAHLEACQRLLVREAHQLASVGVRLAYSIEGRVIVQNRAESSLVVKVKEKQYNDPFLVQLKEGIQKLMTMVFALGMDDGTLRYQGRLCVPNVDGLRERIMTKAHASSVTICSVVYQGNSQDAWYSNFWMKFQQGLGTQGSWDDHLPLIEFAYNNNFYASVQMPPFEALYGMRCISPIGWFEIGEAELIGPDLVHQAMEKIKIIKEQLKTAHSHQKF, from the exons atgggtagtttggcccacttggaggcatgtcaaaggttGTTGGTCAGGGAGGCTCACCAGCTTGCCAGtgtgggagttcgtcttgcgtaCTCTATTGAAggaagggtaattgtgcaaaatagggctgaatcatcgcttgttgtgaaagtcaaagagaagcaatacaatgatccatttttggtgcaattgaaggaggggattcaaaaacttATGACTATGGTGTTTgcgcttggcatggatgatggtacactaaggtaccaagggcgactatgtgttccgaatgtagatggtctccgggaacgAATCATGACCAAGGCTCACGCTtccag CgtaacaatatgctcagttgtatatcaaggaaatagtcaggatGCATGGTACTCtaatttttggatgaaatttcagcaaggtttgggtactcag ggtagctgggatgatcatttgccactcatagagtttgcttataataacaactTTTATGCGAGTGTTCAGATgccaccatttgaggcattgtatggtatGAGATGTatatctcccattgggtggtttgagattggggaagctgagttgatagggccagacctcgtgcatcaggctatggaaaagattaagatcataaaggagcaGTTGAAAACTGCCCATAGTCATCAAAAATTCTAA
- the LOC138909867 gene encoding uncharacterized protein — protein MGFLMKGITRFGRKGKLSPRYVGPYKIIQRIGQVEYKLELPPEMSLVHRVFHVSMLKKVVKDPSSNVPVETIEVNEELSYEEIPVTILYRQVQKMRNKEIASVKVLWQNQ, from the coding sequence atgggTTTCCTTATGAAGGGTATTACGCGGTTTGGGAgaaaggggaaattgagtccgaggtatgtcggaccatacaaaatcattcagagaattggCCAGGTGgagtacaagcttgagctaccacccgaaatGTCATTAGTCCACcgggtattccatgtgtctatgttgaagaaggtagttaaGGATCCGTCATCCaatgtgccggttgagaccattgaggttaatgaagaattgtcatatgaagaaattccagttacCATTCTTTATAGACAagtccaaaaaatgaggaataaagaaattgcctctgtgaaagtgttatggcaaaaccagtag